From a region of the Oryza sativa Japonica Group chromosome 6, ASM3414082v1 genome:
- the LOC4341481 gene encoding glucan endo-1,3-beta-glucosidase 14 translates to MPRPGTEATTTTTSGCEADCGVPAMKATLMMMSCRSRSRSGRAHWMLLLFCLLLAFPSHGPRAVEAFPGGYGINYGRIANNIPSPDKVVQLLRASKIRNVKIYDSDHSVLDAFKGSGLNLVIAIPNELVKDFAANESRSIDWLNENVQPYLPQTRIVGITVGNEVLGGQDTSLAEPLVQAVKNVYNGLKKFHLQDKIELFTPHSEAVFATSYPPSACVFKEDVMVYMKPLLDFFQQIGSPFYVNAYPFLAYISDPEHIDINYALFKPNPGIVDPNTSLHYDNMFDAQIDAAYAALQAAGYRDMEVRVAETGWASSGDQTEAGASVENARTYNFNLRKRLFLRKGTPLKPKRPVKAYIFALFNENSKPGPSSERHYGLFNADGRIAYDIGYEGLLPSSAPSYFLSLRKIQAGGWIVHYSATVILSVFIFLALVT, encoded by the exons atgCCCCGCCCTGGAACTGaggctaccaccaccaccacttctGGCTGTGAAGCGGATTGTGGTGTCCCTGCTATGAAGGCGacgttgatgatgatgagttgtcggagtcggagtcggagcGGGCGTGCTCACTGGATGCTGCTGCTCTtctgcctcctcctcgccttcccTTCACATG GTCCTAGAGCCGTGGAAGCGTTTCCCGGGGGCTATGGGATAAACTACGGGAGAATAGCAAACAACATCCCTTCTCCGGATAAAGTAGTACAACTCCTGAGAGCTTCAAAGATAAGGAATGTCAAGATATACGATTCCGATCACAGCGTTCTTGATGCATTCAAGGGATCTGGGCTCAATCTGGTTATCGCCATCCCCAATGAGCTCGTGAAGGATTTTGCGGCGAATGAGAGCAGGTCGATCGACTGGCTGAATGAGAATGTGCAGCCCTATCTTCCTCAGACACGCATAGTTGGGATCACTGTGGGAAATGAGGTGCTGGGAGGTCAAGATACAAGCTTGGCCGAGCCCCTCGTTCAAGCTGTGAAGAATGTCTATAATGGACTCAAGAAATTTCACTTGCAAGACAAAATTGAGCTATTCACACCACACTCAGAAGCTGTTTTTGCTACTTCATATCCACCTTCTGCATGTGTTTTCAAGGAAGATGTCATGGTGTATATGAAACCACTGCTGGACTTCTTTCAACAAATTGGCTCACCTTTCTATGTCAACGCATATCCCTTTTTGGCCTACATAAGTGATCCAGAACATATTGACATTAATTACGCTCTCTTCAAGCCCAATCCTGGAATTGTTGACCCGAATACTAGTCTGCATTATGATAACATGTTCGATGCTCAGATAGATGCAGCTTATGCTGCTCTGCAGGCCGCTGGGTATAGAGACATGGAGGTCCGAGTAGCGGAGACTGGCTGGGCTTCTAGTGGAGATCAAACTGAGGCAGGAGCTTCAGTTGAGAATGCAAGGACTTACAATTTCAACCTCCGAAAGAGGCTCTTTCTGAGGAAAGGAACTCCTCTCAAGCCAAAGAGACCAGTCAAAGCATACATCTTTGCGTTGTTTAATGAGAATTCGAAGCCTGGACCTAGCTCGGAGAGGCACTATGGGCTGTTTAATGCTGATGGAAGGATTGCATATGATATTGGTTATGAGGGTCTATTACCTTCATCTGCACCCTCGTACTTCTTGTCTCTTAGG AAAATTCAAGCTGGGGGTTGGATTGTACACTATTCGGCTACAGTTATTTTATCTGTTTTCATTTTCTTAGCCTTAGTGACTTGA